A genomic stretch from Megachile rotundata isolate GNS110a chromosome 1, iyMegRotu1, whole genome shotgun sequence includes:
- the Wdr62 gene encoding WD repeat domain 62 isoform X1 → MMEPPVTSKVLRAPSLKRGQENVRIQDRIKLERVLGVTVSSNAALDCDATSELVAYPAGCTVVLFNPRKNTQAHVLNACRKTVTSLALAGDGRFLATGECGHMPNVRVWDISDPYNAVQIAEFSGHKYGINCVAFSPSNKYVVSVGSQHDMIVNVWDWRNNVKVASNKVSSKVKAVCFAENGNYFVTVGNRHVKFWYLEYSRSAKYKEPVPLMGRSAILGEQRNNDFVDVACGRGEMADSTYAITKTGLLCEFNNRRLLDKWVELRTSSANCMAVGDKYIFIGCAEGIVRCFSPSTLQFITTLPRTHYLGVDVAQGLSISHMSQHPANARYPDAIALAFDEQNNKLTCVYNDHSIYVWDVRDIRRVGKSHSFLYHSACIWGVEMYPTGSESVNAMPAGSFITCSSDDTIRVWNLEKDVSSNDTLYKRNIYSNELLKVLYIDPELTYLKDLDLAAAGSTEKSDASYDGRNGVRSIRVSPDGKHLASGDRSGNIRIHDLSSLEELCLIEAHDAEVLCLEYSKFSKFSAETHRLLASASRDRLIHVFSVDQGYNFLQTLDDHSSSITAVRFFNQSNQSNQIQMVSCGADKSIIFRQLQSTPGGMPQFARGHNAQGKTTLYDMEVDSGQKHVLTACQDRNIRVYNVATGKHSKTFKGSVGEDGSLIKVVLDASGIYVATSCTDKTLCVYDYYSGECMATMLGHSELVTGLRFSPDCRNLVSASGDGCIFVWRVPRDMVVTMQARLAQQAMRAGKRPPQVNGTGIEIQLDNETFGSPPPEFLDPNANPTSQNVGVDYRFSVGQLPLWAKKQINTNADESGTLGSNVRPLGVDLPKGRWAQRVQQGDGITVKSVYDSDEVIPFPPPRGAIDSDGGGGGGGSKDSSIDSGTETKCSSDYRRETMIIKREEDETVFQPCPDSYRELAEDTKQVIGGNVTVTRGSNITELTRQSRSRHHTDDSSLGSFKFEDHESTEHDGDVEDYSEGENGTTGSEKSHHRLMYYPAPEDTVSNQFTVNAMDVEELRRSQRRQKKPRNGESGRTSEMTASGSQEDSDSEGGASTPSAERNPLSMLSEASSEGFDQLAKQSHREKYLKNAFESLSGAEEPTNRNAKTTSISSQFHGRLSGGGDNAANNKVRNAAVVNATKQARGDADVVKKREELQRRIEETRRKLQSVGYKSLLKSSQSISDLSSHIPEKHHRSNRLSTGNKPGQQTHYSKPINPCKPIPNPKPSLKPQQLVNKVSGVGNALSKLDVPTENCLSKSPTTSCISDKTKSLNRPLTLTLKKTEKYKLSLNKPNQSLPESPVCEELKLLKEQCKKNVSRFARFAQKRRSCSYFIGLNDNEEDMENIAKSFESLPAMNERNIENLNDAMDDGDEGNGNFSDDSLEGDFKNPPRRCVSDYQINVHIDRRSDNHRINSSTYQTFPKRILTGSQESILSDASVESFSKGSAEILDYSHYDNDRHSSASFFLSRRKMQAGRSQESILTDESDYQMFPLHENMDHRSTESVLTDDSDSLVKSAPLEMLFDSHYKRKRQNSETYSGNPNNVIEASNNVQNSTNDSTSCRAVFRSKSLQDTRISKVRNENSYTEDDNVRPTTCIYYEFNFNDQNDGNVEMRIGSKSDTISRSNSLKVTKEPQSMLILNDFVAHKPPKPKRNSVRTQSMRNRARPAWNKFTVDSSLVKSDCDDPVNKSEARTPNVDAKLQGTESLHGSKRIEQLLQSSGYSLQSNEDKDTTATKFYSLQNRRSSDKVDVYETTRPMESFTYDQNDSSRQTCCFETQIPTKDTQETYDSLEPGGTSCELQNTSSNLLSTNERIDNLDASVDLRITRAIEGTVKLLSKEFENLVRREQYFMKEKCLRMTQEPNENFAKLEAERDGRYCSMKRDIRLFSGGEDSDFADTSAIDKSMMESGSSTSASSCTNSPKRMWPPASRCQSHMRWTKTLPTINQAILPSKHLYAVGSSGGRISSKVFDSEEEGGGMRRACSLSDLSISPPNRLLHGPIQVSGKVGNKNVNISTRSGLGNANSGNPSRHASTKNHSSHMTRSSSVGVLNQSDSESDVGAGNSRGWNNQTGNNRMSGLMRPTISSQNKINHQIKSNSSSNSNLPSVLRRRGMQGAYSSVNLSQVGNQEDSSSEDTSSNGNGGKPALPPRPRSISIDHSATNLSLPGTTVRRSGSTTIITNGRGGNSTIGQNTSRMSTTNRNQLDPSPQELPVKDTDRAIDVASAELGTDKSLVSTQLCNTIADELTRTADNVVQLYKRLTIDNEDDPSRGTIDRDTMLRGLESSVNETMRTLRLVVSGGDNHNDGSTSGDNVTMNEAAAKFQELLAGQDQGKVVNMMQQYSEMLLNLMQQRMGGTQSSHT, encoded by the exons ATGCACCGTGGTGCTGTTCAACCCTCGGAAGAACACTCAGGCCCACGTGTTGAACGCTTGTCGTAAAACCGTGACATCTTTAGCGCTCGCTGGCGATGGCAGGTTTTTGGCGACCGGCGAATGCGGTCACATGCCGAATGTTCGTGTCTGGGACATCTCCGATCCGTACAATGCGGTGCAGATCGCTGAATTTTCCGGACACAAATACGGCATTAACTGTGTG GCATTTTCACCGAGCAACAAGTACGTGGTGTCCGTGGGCTCTCAGCACGATATGATCGTCAACGTGTGGGACTGGAGGAACAACGTTAAGGTGGCGTCGAACAAAGTGTCGAGTAAAGTGAAGGCCGTCTGCTTTGCggaaaacggcaattactttgTCACCGTGGGCAACAGACACGTGAAGTTTTGGTATCTCGAGTATTCGCGCAGTGCCAAG TATAAGGAACCTGTGCCTTTGATGGGTCGGTCCGCCATATTAGGAGAGCAAAGAAACAACGATTTCGTGGACGTAGCCTGCGGCCGAGGGGAAATGGCAGACTCCACGTACGCGATCACCAAAACAGGCCTTCTATGCGAATTTAATAACAGGAGGTTGCTGGATAAATGGGTGGAGCTTCGT ACAAGCAGTGCCAATTGCATGGCCGTCGGGGACAAGTACATCTTCATCGGCTGCGCGGAGGGAATCGTCAGGTGTTTTAGTCCTAGTACGCTTCAATTCATCACCACGTTACCGAGAACGCATTACCTAGGTGTCGATGTTGCTCAGGGATTGTCCATTAG TCACATGTCTCAACATCCAGCGAATGCGAGGTATCCGGACGCGATCGCGCTAGCGTTCGACGAACAGAACAACAAGTTGACCTGCGTGTACAATGACCACAGTATCTACGTGTGGGACGTCCGGGACATCAGACGGGTCGGAAAATCCCATTCGTTCCTCTACCACTCCGCGTGCATATGGGGCGTGGAAATGTATCCTACGGGATCGGAATCCGTGAACGCGATGCCAGCCGGAAGCTTCATCACCTGCTCCAGCGACGATACCATTCGGGTGTGGAATCTCGAGAAGGACGTGTCCTCGAACGACACGCTGTACAAGCGGAACATTTACAGCAACGAGTTGCTCAAAGTGTTGTACATAGATCCAGAGTTGACTTACCTGAAGGATTTGGACTTGGCCGCAGCGGGTTCCACGGAGAAGAGCGACGCTTCGTACGACGGTCGAAACGGGGTTAGATCGATCAGGGTCAGCCCAGACGGCAAACATCTAGCTTCCGGAGATCGATCGGGAAACATTCGAATTCACGATCTCTCCTCCTTGGAAGAATTGTGCTTGATCGAGGCCCACGACGCCGAAGTGCTCTGTCTGGAGTACTCGAAGTTCTCCAAGTTTTCGGCGGAGACGCACAGATTGCTGGCCAGCGCTTCCAGGGATCGGCTAATCCACGTGTTCAGCGTCGATCAAGGGTACAACTTCTTGCAGACCCTCGACGATCATAGTTCTTCCATTACTGCCGTCAGATTTTTCAATCAGAGCAATCAAAGTAACCAAATTCAAATGGTGTCCTGCGGTGCCGACAAGAGTATTATTTTTAGACAACTACAATCG ACACCGGGAGGGATGCCTCAGTTCGCTAGGGGTCACAACGCTCAGGGAAAGACCACTTTGTACGACATGGAGGTCGATTCCGGGCAGAAGCATGTTTTAACTGCCTGCCAAGATAGAAACATAAGGGTTTACAACGTAGCCACGGGCAAACATAGCAAAACGTTCAAAGGATCCGTCGGCGAGGATGGGTCTCTCATTAAAGTTGTTTTAG ACGCGTCAGGAATCTACGTAGCTACCTCGTGTACAGATAAAACGCTGTGCGTGTACGATTACTATAGCGGTGAATGTATGGCAACTATGCTCGGTCACTCGGAGTTGGTGACAGGCCTGCGTTTTAGTCCCGACTGTCGCAACCTCGTATCCGCCAGCGGAGATGGTTGTATATTCGTTTGGCGTGTTCCACGCGACATGGTTGTAACTATGCAGGCGCGTCTTGCTCAGCAAGCGATGCGAGCTGGAAA GAGGCCGCCTCAAGTGAACGGCACAGGAATCGAGATACAATTGGACAACGAAACGTTTGGATCGCCACCGCCAGAGTTCCTGGATCCAAACGCGAATCCAACGTCGCAGAACGTAGGCGTGGATTACAGGTTTAGCGTGGGCCAGTTACCGCTTTGGGCCAAGAAGCAGATAAATACGAACGCGGACGAAAGTGGGACTCTCGGTTCGAACGTTAGACCTCTAGGTGTTGACTTACCGAAGGGACGATGGGCACAAAGGGTTCAACAAGGAGACGGTATAACGGTAAAGTCCGTCTACGACAGCGACGAAGTTATACCTTTCCCTCCGCCTCGTGGGGCGATAGATTCGGATGGCGGTGGTGGAGGCGGTGGTTCGAAAGACAGCTCCATCGACAGCGGTACCGAAACCAAATGCAGCAGCGATTATCGTAGGGAAACGATGATTATCAAAAGG GAAGAGGATGAGACTGTATTTCAACCTTGTCCAGATAGTTACAGAGAACTAGCAGAAGACACAAAACAG GTAATCGGTGGTAACGTGACCGTAACTAGAGGTAGCAATATCACGGAATTGACACGTCAGTCGAGGAGTCGTCATCATACCGACGATAGCAGTCTTGGCAGCTTTAAATTTGAG GATCATGAGAGCACAGAACACGACGGGGATGTCGAGGATTACTCGGAAGGAGAGAATGGAACGACTGGTTCAGAAAAATCACATCATAGATTGATGTATTATCCTGCGCCAGAGGACACGGTGTCCAATCAGTTCACTGTAAACGCGATGGACGTGGAAGAGCTTCGAAG ATCTCAGAGGCGACAGAAGAAACCCAGGAACGGAGAAAGTGGTCGAACGAGTGAGATGACCGCTTCTGGCAGTCAGGAGGACTCTGACTCTGAAGGAGGAGCATCGACTCCGAGCGCAGAACGAAATCCTTTATCCATGCTGTCGGAAGCTAGTTCGGAAGGATTCGATCAACTCGCTAAACAGAGCCATCGCGAAAAGTATCTCAAGAACGCTTTCGAATCTCTGAGCGGTGCCGAAGAACCTACGAATAGGAACGCGAAAACAACTAGTATCAGTTCTCAATTTCACGGAAG ACTTAGCGGTGGTGGTGACAATGCAGCTAATAATAAAGTTCGCAACGCGGCTGTGGTGAACGCGACGAAACAAGCAAGAGGCGATGCGGATGTCGTGAAGAAGCGCGAAGAGTTGCAAAGGCGAATAGAAGAAACTAGGAGGAAATTGCAAAGC GTTGGCTACAAATCTTTGTTGAAATCCAGTCAAAGTATATCGGACTTGAGCAGTCACATACCCGAGAAACACCATCGTTCCAACCGTCTGAGCACAGGTAACAAACCCGGTCAACAAACACACTACTCGAAACCGATTAATCCTTGCAAACCCATACCAAATCCAAAGCCCTCACTAAAACCTCAGCAACTCGTTAACAAAGTTTCGGGTGTGGGGAATGCGCTGTCCAAGCTAGATGTTCCAACTGAGAACTGCTTGTCCAAAAGTCCGACCACCTCGTGTATAAGCGACAAGACAAAGTCTCTAAATCGTCCGTTAACATTGACTCTAAAAAAAACTGAAAAGTATAAGCTGTCGCTGAACAAACCGAATCAATCGTTGCCCGAGTCGCCCGTATGCGAGGAGCTTAAGCTCCTTAAAGAACAGTGCAAGAAGAACGTGAGTCGATTCGCCAGGTTCGCTCAGAAAAGAAGATCGTGTAGCTATTTCATCGGGTTGAATGACAACGAAGAAGACATGGAGAACATAGCCAAATCTTTCGAAAGTTTGCCAGCGATGAACGAGCGTAACATCGAAAACTTGAACGATGCCATGGACGACGGAGACGAGGGGAATGGAAACTTTAGCGACGACTCTTTGGAAGGTGACTTCAAGAACCCTCCCCGACGATGCGTCAGTGATTACCAGATAAATGTACACATCGACCGCCGATCTGATAACCATCGAATTAATTCGTCCACGTATCAAACATTCCCGAAACGAATATTAACTGGCTCTCAAGAGAGTATATTATCAGATGCGTCTGTGGAGTCGTTCTCGAAAGGAAGCGCCGAAATCCTGGATTACAGTCACTATGATAATGACAGGCATTCCAGCGCGAGCTTCTTCTTGTCCCGTCGAAAGATGCAAGCCGGACGTAGCCAGGAGAGCATATTGACGGACGAGTCCGATTACCAGATGTTCCCGTTGCATGAGAACATGGACCATCGAAGTACGGAAAGTGTATTAACCGACGACTCCGATTCTTTAGTAAAATCCGCGCCACTCGAGATGTTGTTCGACTCTCATTacaaaagaaagagacagaactCTGAAACTTACAGTGGCAATCCTAACAACGTCATAGAAGCATCGAACAATGTACAGAATTCTACGAACGATTCGACGTCCTGTAGAGCAGTGTTCAGATCCAAGTCCCTCCAAGATACGAGGATAAGCAAAGTGAGGAACGAGAATAGTTATACGGAGGATGATAACGTGCGACCAACGACCTGCATCTACTAcgaattcaattttaatgatcAGAACGACGGAAACGTTGAGATGAGAATCGGAAGCAAGTCAGACACTATATCGCGGAGCAATAGTCTGAAGGTGACCAAAGAGCCGCAGTCGATGTTGATCTTGAACGACTTTGTTGCTCACAAACCTCCAAAACCGAAGCGAAATTCTGTGCGGACGCAGAGTATGCGCAACAGAGCTCGCCCAGCCTGGAATAAATTCACCGTTGATTCTTCTCTCGTGAAGTCCGACTGCGACGATCCCGTGAACAAATCGGAGGCTCGAACGCCAAACGTGGACGCGAAATTGCAGGGAACGGAATCACTGCACGGTTCGAAAAGAATCGAACAGTTATTGCAATCATCAGGGTACTCTTTGCAATCCAACGAAGACAAAGACACTACGGCAACCAAGTTTTACAGTTTGCAAAATCGTCGTTCCTCGGATAAGGTTGACGTGTACGAAACTACCAGGCCAATGGAAAGTTTCACTTACGATCAGAACGATTCCTCTCGTCAGACTTGCTGCTTCGAGACGCAAATTCCCACGAAGGACACGCAAGAAACTTACGACTCTTTAGAACCTGGAGGTACCTCCTGCGAACTACAAAATACTTCCTCAAATCTATTATCCACGAACGAGCGAATCGACAACCTGGATGCTAGCGTCGATCTTAGAATCACCAGAGCCATCGAAGGAACTGTTAAACTGTTGTCGAAAGAGTTCGAAAACTTGGTCAGAAGGGAACAGTACTTTATGAAAGAGAAATGTCTGCGCATGACTCAAGAACCGAATGAAAATTTCGCGAAGCTCGAAGCCGAGAGGGATGGTAGATATTGTTCGATGAAACGGGATATAAGATTATTCTCCGGTGGCGAAGATAGCGATTTCGCGGACACGTCAGCAATCGACAAATCGATGATGGAGAGCGGTTCCTCGACGTCCGCTTCGAGCTGTACTAACTCGCCAAAGAGGATGTGGCCACCAGCCTCGCGTTGTCAGAGTCACATGAGATGGACTAAGACTTTGCCTACCATTAATCAGGCTATACTACCATCCAAGCATCTCTACGCAG TTGGCAGTAGTGGGGGGCGAATCTCGTCAAAAGTTTTTGACAGCGAAGAGGAGGGGGGTGGCATGCGACGTGCCTGTTCGCTGAGTGATCTTTCCATCAGCCCGCCAAATAGGTTACTGCATGGTCCAATACAAG TTTCAGGAAAAGTAGGTAATAAGAACGTGAACATTTCGACGAGAAGTGGACTAGGAAATGCGAATAGCGGGAATCCGTCTCGGCACGCTTCGACGAAGAATCATTCTTCTCACATGACAAGAAGCAGTAGCGTTGGTGTTTTAAATCAG AGTGATTCAGAATCGGACGTTGGAGCAGGAAACAGTAGAGGATGGAATAATCAGACAGGAAATAATCGAATGAGCGGATTAATGCGACCAACGATCAgttcacaaaataaaataaatcatcaaATAAAATCGAACTCCTCTTCCAATAGTAATTTGCCGTCAGTTCTTAGAAGGAGAGGCATGCAGGGAGCATATTCGAGTG TAAATCTAAGTCAAGTGGGTAATCAAGAAGATTCTAGTTCAGAGGACACGTCTTCCAATGGAAACGGTGGAAAACCAGCGCTTCCTCCGAGACCTCGAAGCATCAGTATTGATCATTCTGCTACAAA CTTAAGTCTGCCTGGCACAACGGTGAGGAGATCAGGGTCGACGACAATTATAACAAACGGTCGAGGTGGAAATAGCACGATAGGACAAAACACGAGCAGAATGTCAACAACAAATAGGAATCAGTTAGATCCTAGCCCACAAGAGCTTCCGGTCAAAGATACCGATCGTGCCATCGATGTAGCAAGTGCTGAAT TAGGCACGGATAAATCATTAG TGTCGACG